The following DNA comes from Verrucomicrobiales bacterium.
GAACTGTCGTTTTTAGCGCGGCCTTTCTTGCCCTGACTTACGATTCCATGCAGCAGATCCCCACATTGACCCACGACGACAAGATCACGCCGGCGGTCGAGCGGGGGAAAAAGATCTGGGAGGATAACAACTGCATGGGATGCCACACCCTGTTCGGTGAAGGAGCCTACTATGCGCCGGAGTTGACCAAAGTGGTGGAACGCCGCGGAAAACCGTGGATGAAGCTTTTCTTAAAAGATCCGCAGAAGATGTTCCCCGGGGAACGCAAGATGGTGCAGTACGGGTTCAACGAGGCTCAGATGGACGATGTCATCGCGTTCCTGGAATGGTGCGGCAACGTCGATCTCCAAGGATTCCCCGCCAAGCCACCGCTCGCTGGCAAGGTCCAGAACGTGGTCTCGAGCGGGGGAGCCACTGGCAAGCCACAGCCCGAACTCTTCCGGACCATTTGTGTGGCGTGCCACGCCGTTGGTGGAGCGGGCGGAACCG
Coding sequences within:
- a CDS encoding c-type cytochrome codes for the protein MLSKSQAKTFFVGGTVVFSAAFLALTYDSMQQIPTLTHDDKITPAVERGKKIWEDNNCMGCHTLFGEGAYYAPELTKVVERRGKPWMKLFLKDPQKMFPGERKMVQYGFNEAQMDDVIAFLEWCGNVDLQGFPAKPPLAGKVQNVVSSGGATGKPQPELFRTICVACHAVGGAGGTVGPPLDDVRNRKSRADMMAWIANPQSIKPGTPMPKIDMTEAQLNEIVDFLLSLSGSAPAPVAPAPPQPTFE